Proteins encoded together in one Neisseria lactamica window:
- a CDS encoding SDR family oxidoreductase, with protein sequence MATLTDKTILVTGASQGLGEQVAKAYAAEGATVILVARHQKKLEKVYDAIVGAGHPEPFAICFDLMSAEEKEFEQFAATIAEATQGKLDGIVHCAGYFYALSPLDFQTVAEWVNQYRINTVAPMGLTRALFPLLKQSPDASVIFVGESHGETPKAYWGGFGASKAALNYLCKVAADEWERFANLRANVLVPGPIHSPQRIKSHPGEAKSERKSYGDVLPAFVWWASTESKGRSGEIVYL encoded by the coding sequence ATGGCGACACTGACCGACAAAACCATCTTAGTGACCGGCGCATCGCAAGGGCTGGGCGAACAGGTTGCCAAAGCCTACGCCGCCGAAGGGGCGACCGTGATTTTGGTTGCCCGCCATCAAAAGAAACTGGAAAAAGTCTATGACGCAATCGTCGGCGCCGGACACCCCGAACCCTTCGCCATCTGCTTCGACCTGATGAGTGCGGAAGAAAAAGAATTCGAACAGTTCGCCGCCACCATTGCCGAAGCCACGCAAGGCAAACTGGACGGCATCGTCCACTGCGCCGGCTATTTTTACGCCCTCTCGCCGCTGGATTTCCAAACCGTCGCCGAATGGGTCAACCAATACCGCATCAACACCGTCGCCCCGATGGGGCTGACCCGCGCCCTGTTCCCGCTGCTGAAGCAGTCGCCCGACGCGTCCGTCATCTTCGTCGGCGAAAGCCACGGCGAAACACCCAAAGCCTACTGGGGCGGCTTCGGCGCGTCCAAAGCCGCGTTGAACTACCTGTGCAAGGTCGCCGCCGACGAATGGGAACGCTTCGCCAACCTGCGCGCCAACGTCCTCGTCCCCGGCCCCATCCACTCGCCCCAGCGCATCAAATCCCATCCGGGCGAAGCCAAAAGCGAACGCAAAAGCTACGGGGACGTACTGCCCGCATTTGTCTGGTGGGCAAGCACCGAAAGCAAAGGGCGGAGCGGCGAAATCGTTTACCTATAA
- the hpnE gene encoding hydroxysqualene dehydroxylase HpnE gives MMNTPHPRPKIAVIGAGWAGLSAAVTLARHADITLFEAGRQAGGRARTLAGNTDGFGFLDNGQHILLGAYRGVLRLMKTIGSDPRAAFLRVPLHWHMHGGLQFRALPLPAPLHILGGVLLARRTPTAFKAKLLADMSDLQKSARHGQPDATVAQWLKQRNVPRAAVMQFWQPLVWGALNTPLETASLRVLCNVLSDGVLTKKSGSDYLLPKQDLGAIVAEPALAELQRLGTDIRLETRVCRLNTLPDGKVLVNGEPFDAAVPATAPYHAAALLPEGTPEHIWTAYQNLRYHAITTVYLRYAEPVRLPAPLTGLADGTVQWLLCRGRLGLPENEVSAVISVSDRVGAFANRTWADKAHADLKRILPHLGEPEAVRVITEKRATTAADAPPPDLSWLHRHRIFPAGDYLHPYYPATLEAAVQSGFASAEACLQSLNDAV, from the coding sequence ATGATGAACACGCCGCATCCGCGCCCGAAAATCGCCGTCATCGGCGCAGGCTGGGCCGGCTTGTCCGCCGCCGTTACCTTGGCGCGGCACGCCGACATTACCCTGTTTGAAGCCGGCAGGCAGGCGGGCGGCAGGGCGCGCACACTGGCCGGAAATACCGACGGTTTCGGTTTTTTGGACAACGGGCAGCACATTTTGCTCGGCGCATACCGGGGCGTGTTGCGCCTGATGAAAACCATCGGTTCAGACCCCCGTGCCGCCTTTTTGCGTGTACCGCTGCACTGGCATATGCACGGCGGTTTGCAGTTCCGCGCCCTCCCCCTGCCCGCGCCGCTGCATATTTTGGGCGGCGTGCTGCTTGCCCGGCGCACACCGACCGCATTCAAAGCCAAACTGCTTGCCGATATGTCCGATTTGCAGAAGTCCGCACGCCACGGACAGCCCGACGCGACAGTGGCGCAATGGCTGAAACAGCGGAACGTGCCGCGTGCCGCCGTGATGCAGTTTTGGCAGCCCTTGGTTTGGGGCGCGCTCAACACGCCTTTGGAAACCGCAAGCCTGCGCGTGTTGTGCAACGTTTTGTCCGACGGCGTGCTGACGAAAAAATCCGGCAGCGACTATCTCCTACCCAAGCAGGATTTGGGCGCAATCGTCGCCGAACCCGCCTTGGCGGAACTTCAGCGGCTCGGCACGGACATCCGCCTCGAAACGCGCGTATGCCGTCTGAACACCCTCCCGGACGGGAAAGTGCTCGTCAACGGAGAACCTTTCGATGCCGCCGTCCCCGCCACCGCGCCCTACCACGCCGCCGCGCTCCTGCCCGAAGGCACGCCCGAACACATTTGGACGGCATATCAAAACCTTCGCTATCACGCCATCACCACCGTCTATCTGCGCTACGCCGAACCCGTCCGCCTGCCCGCCCCGCTGACCGGCCTTGCCGACGGCACGGTGCAATGGCTGCTTTGCCGGGGCAGGCTCGGACTGCCTGAAAACGAAGTGTCCGCCGTCATCAGCGTTTCCGACCGCGTCGGCGCGTTTGCAAACCGGACGTGGGCGGACAAAGCCCACGCCGACCTCAAACGCATCCTTCCGCATTTGGGCGAACCCGAAGCCGTGCGCGTCATCACCGAAAAACGCGCCACAACCGCAGCCGATGCCCCGCCGCCGGATTTGTCGTGGCTGCACCGGCACCGCATCTTCCCCGCCGGCGACTACCTCCACCCATACTACCCCGCCACGCTCGAAGCCGCCGTACAATCAGGTTTCGCTTCCGCGGAAGCCTGCCTGCAAAGCCTGAACGATGCCGTCTGA
- the hpnD gene encoding presqualene diphosphate synthase HpnD, with translation MKVLDYCRQKAEESRSSFLSGFRFLTQEKRDAVTVLYAFCRELDDVVDECSNPDVAQATLNWWRGDLDKVFGGKMPEHPVNQALRQVKETFKLPKYELEALIDGMQMDLVRARYGSFEELKLYCHRVAGVVGCLIARILGFSDGKTLQYADKMGLALQLTNIIRDVGEDARRGRIYLPMEEMQRFDVPASVILQCSPTDNFAKLMAFQIKRARETYREAVSLLPDADKKAQKVGLVMAAVYYELLNEIDRDGAQNVLKYKIALPSPRKKRIALKTWLFGFKPRPGTPERA, from the coding sequence GTGAAAGTACTCGACTATTGCCGTCAAAAAGCTGAAGAAAGCCGCTCCAGTTTTTTATCGGGCTTCCGTTTCCTGACTCAGGAAAAACGGGATGCGGTAACGGTTTTATATGCTTTTTGCCGCGAATTGGACGATGTGGTTGACGAATGTTCCAACCCCGATGTTGCACAGGCAACATTGAACTGGTGGCGCGGCGATTTGGACAAGGTGTTCGGCGGCAAGATGCCGGAACACCCCGTCAATCAGGCCTTGCGGCAGGTTAAAGAAACCTTCAAGCTGCCGAAATATGAACTGGAAGCCTTAATCGACGGGATGCAGATGGATTTGGTTCGGGCGCGTTACGGCAGTTTTGAAGAATTGAAACTGTATTGCCACCGCGTCGCAGGCGTGGTCGGCTGCCTGATTGCGCGGATTTTGGGATTTTCAGACGGCAAAACGCTGCAATACGCGGATAAAATGGGACTTGCGCTGCAACTGACCAACATCATCCGCGATGTCGGCGAAGACGCGCGCAGGGGACGAATTTACCTGCCGATGGAGGAAATGCAGCGGTTTGACGTACCCGCAAGCGTGATTTTGCAATGCAGCCCGACGGACAATTTTGCCAAACTGATGGCGTTCCAAATCAAACGCGCCCGCGAAACCTACCGCGAGGCGGTGTCGCTGCTGCCTGATGCCGATAAAAAAGCCCAAAAAGTCGGACTGGTTATGGCGGCGGTTTATTACGAGCTATTGAACGAAATCGACCGGGACGGCGCGCAAAACGTCCTCAAATACAAAATCGCCCTCCCTTCGCCGCGCAAAAAACGCATTGCCCTGAAAACCTGGTTATTCGGATTCAAACCGCGCCCCGGCACGCCGGAACGGGCATAA
- the hscA gene encoding Fe-S protein assembly chaperone HscA codes for MALLQISEPGMSAAPHRHRLAAGIDLGTTNSLVATVRSGSAACLPDADGHVTLPSVVRYLENGGIEVGKTALSAQKTDPLNTVSSAKRLIGRTLADLHQNTHYLPYRFGDNQRVIELHTRQGVKTPVEVSAEILKTLKSRAEETLGGDLVGVVITVPAYFDDAQRQATKDAARLAGLNVLRLLNEPTAAAIAYGLDNASEGTFVVYDLGGGTFDVSVLQLTKGLFEVKATGGNSALGGDDFDHRLFCYLLEQNGLSQLNEQDSQLLLSLVRAAKEQLTTQTEARIQATLSDGMAIDTSISRAEFHNLTQHLVMKTLEPVKQALKDAGVTKADVKGVIMVGGSTRMLHVQQAVATFFGQTPLNNLNPDEVVALGAAIQANVLAGNKADGEWLLLDVTPLSLGLETYGGLAEKIIPRNSTIPTARAQDFTTFKDGQTAMTIHVVQGERELVADCRSLAKFTLRGIPPMAAGAARIRVTFQIDADGLLSVSAQEQSTGVHAQIEVKPSYGLDDGAITRMLKDSMDNAAEDMAARARAEAVVEAESLTDAVNAALELDSDLLDAEELQQIRQGITDLQGRLKDGKAEDIRAAAAKLGSITDNFAAKRMNRNIQRALTGQSVDNI; via the coding sequence ATGGCTCTTTTGCAGATTTCAGAACCGGGTATGTCCGCCGCTCCGCACCGGCACCGTTTGGCGGCAGGCATCGATTTGGGTACGACCAACAGCTTGGTTGCCACCGTCCGCAGCGGCAGTGCGGCCTGCCTGCCCGATGCCGACGGGCACGTTACCCTGCCTTCCGTCGTCCGCTATCTGGAAAACGGCGGCATTGAAGTCGGCAAAACCGCCCTGTCCGCCCAAAAAACCGACCCGCTGAACACCGTCAGCTCCGCCAAACGCCTTATCGGGCGGACGCTTGCCGATCTGCATCAAAATACGCATTACCTGCCTTACCGTTTCGGCGACAATCAACGTGTTATCGAACTGCATACGCGGCAGGGGGTGAAAACGCCTGTCGAAGTGTCGGCGGAAATCCTCAAAACCCTTAAATCGCGTGCCGAAGAAACCTTGGGCGGCGATTTGGTCGGCGTGGTGATTACCGTTCCCGCCTATTTCGACGATGCCCAACGCCAGGCCACCAAAGATGCCGCGCGTCTGGCGGGTTTGAACGTATTGCGCCTGCTCAACGAACCCACCGCCGCCGCAATCGCCTACGGGCTGGACAACGCCTCGGAAGGCACGTTTGTCGTGTATGACTTAGGGGGCGGCACATTCGACGTATCCGTATTGCAACTGACCAAAGGACTGTTTGAAGTCAAAGCCACCGGCGGCAACAGCGCGTTGGGCGGCGATGATTTCGACCATCGTTTGTTCTGCTACCTGCTCGAACAAAACGGACTCTCCCAACTCAACGAACAAGACAGCCAACTCCTGCTCTCACTCGTCCGCGCCGCCAAAGAACAATTAACCACGCAAACCGAAGCGCGCATTCAGGCGACGCTTTCAGACGGCATGGCAATCGACACAAGCATCAGTCGCGCCGAGTTCCACAACCTGACGCAGCATTTGGTGATGAAAACGCTCGAACCGGTCAAACAGGCGTTGAAAGACGCGGGCGTAACCAAGGCGGATGTCAAAGGCGTGATTATGGTCGGCGGCTCTACCCGTATGCTGCACGTTCAACAAGCGGTTGCCACCTTCTTCGGACAAACCCCGCTGAACAACCTCAATCCCGACGAAGTCGTTGCACTCGGCGCAGCCATACAGGCAAACGTCCTCGCAGGCAACAAAGCCGACGGCGAATGGCTGCTGCTGGACGTTACGCCCTTGTCGCTCGGTTTGGAAACCTACGGCGGCTTGGCGGAAAAAATCATCCCGCGCAATTCCACTATCCCCACCGCGCGCGCGCAGGACTTTACCACCTTCAAAGACGGTCAGACCGCGATGACGATACACGTCGTGCAAGGCGAACGCGAACTGGTTGCCGACTGCCGCAGCCTTGCCAAATTCACCCTGCGCGGCATTCCGCCTATGGCGGCGGGTGCGGCGCGTATCCGCGTAACCTTCCAAATCGATGCGGACGGGCTGCTGTCCGTTTCCGCCCAAGAACAAAGCACCGGCGTACACGCGCAAATCGAAGTCAAACCCTCCTACGGCTTGGATGACGGCGCGATTACCCGAATGCTTAAAGACAGTATGGACAACGCCGCCGAAGATATGGCGGCTCGCGCCCGCGCCGAAGCCGTGGTCGAAGCCGAAAGCCTGACCGATGCCGTCAACGCCGCCCTCGAGTTGGACAGCGATTTGCTGGATGCCGAAGAATTGCAACAGATTCGGCAAGGCATCACAGATTTGCAAGGCCGTCTGAAAGACGGAAAAGCCGAAGACATTCGTGCCGCCGCCGCCAAACTCGGCAGCATTACCGACAACTTTGCCGCCAAACGCATGAACCGCAACATCCAACGCGCGCTGACGGGGCAGAGTGTCGATAATATTTGA
- a CDS encoding DUF2314 domain-containing protein encodes MMGDSVIYYVEQADEPVNRAGERARKTFKYFWRELFWERRRIIPALDFAMVKVPFFQDGEDGEICEHMWIDDIYFDGLYIYGVLNNEPGGLTNVEQGESVCVPVDDISDWMFVCNGIPYGGFTVQAMRGQMTEEERTEHDAAWGIDFGDPGQVLLVYEEKEHPENLEEHPMCRNCIDDFRQQLSQNSDFLHEQDEDGYTPLHHEAIAGNALMVQAMLEYGANPASTTSEGYTALDFARLTGWQNVADLLEPRH; translated from the coding sequence ATGATGGGCGATTCCGTCATTTATTATGTAGAACAGGCAGACGAACCGGTAAACCGTGCCGGCGAACGCGCCCGTAAAACATTCAAATACTTTTGGCGCGAGCTTTTTTGGGAACGCCGCCGCATTATTCCCGCCCTGGATTTTGCCATGGTCAAAGTCCCTTTTTTCCAAGACGGCGAAGACGGCGAAATTTGCGAACATATGTGGATCGACGATATTTATTTTGACGGTCTTTATATTTACGGTGTGCTGAACAATGAACCCGGCGGACTGACTAATGTCGAACAAGGCGAAAGCGTTTGCGTTCCGGTTGACGACATCAGCGACTGGATGTTCGTGTGCAACGGCATTCCCTACGGCGGCTTTACCGTACAGGCAATGCGCGGGCAGATGACGGAAGAGGAGCGCACCGAACACGATGCTGCATGGGGAATCGATTTCGGCGATCCCGGGCAGGTATTGCTGGTGTATGAAGAAAAAGAACATCCCGAAAATCTGGAAGAGCATCCGATGTGCCGGAACTGTATTGACGATTTTCGGCAACAGTTGTCCCAAAATTCGGATTTTCTGCATGAGCAGGACGAAGACGGCTATACGCCGCTTCATCATGAAGCCATCGCAGGAAATGCACTTATGGTTCAAGCCATGCTTGAATACGGCGCAAATCCTGCCTCAACGACATCGGAAGGCTATACCGCCCTCGATTTTGCCCGCCTGACGGGCTGGCAAAATGTTGCCGACCTGCTCGAACCGCGACATTAG
- the fdx gene encoding ISC system 2Fe-2S type ferredoxin, translated as MPKITVLPHTTLCPEGAVIEDAPEGKTVLDVLLDHDIEVDHACEKSCACTTCHVIIRKGFDSLEEPTELEEDLLDQAWGLEADSRLSCQAVVAGEDLIVEIPKYTINHAREEH; from the coding sequence ATGCCCAAAATCACCGTACTCCCACACACGACATTATGCCCCGAAGGCGCGGTTATCGAAGACGCGCCGGAAGGCAAAACCGTCCTCGACGTACTGCTCGACCACGATATCGAAGTCGATCACGCCTGCGAAAAATCCTGCGCCTGCACCACCTGCCACGTGATTATCCGCAAAGGTTTCGACAGTTTGGAAGAGCCGACCGAATTGGAAGAAGACCTGCTCGATCAGGCTTGGGGCTTGGAAGCCGATTCGCGCCTGAGTTGTCAGGCGGTTGTCGCCGGCGAAGATTTGATTGTGGAAATCCCCAAATACACCATCAACCACGCGCGCGAAGAACACTGA
- a CDS encoding amino acid permease gives MKHISAAKLSKLVYTASDHPDPLSEMEEFDRLILLIRKLYQILDGQHILSRVTVCLHYQNRRGLIALEKAAAGCDAAMLRTRRWRIYTQIAERLAGSDGGFTVTAESVSAACPELEGRYLELVRRAAVSFGFAQERGNPAGGREETQSAPDAASGRSGRKPIKINIEAKVERYPAYRPTVALKATRRRFFRLRNR, from the coding sequence ATGAAGCACATATCCGCTGCAAAATTGTCCAAACTGGTTTATACCGCTTCCGACCATCCCGACCCACTGTCGGAGATGGAGGAGTTTGACCGCCTGATTTTGCTGATACGCAAACTGTATCAAATATTGGACGGGCAACATATCCTCTCCAGAGTAACGGTTTGCCTTCACTACCAAAACCGGCGCGGTCTGATTGCCTTGGAGAAAGCGGCTGCCGGTTGCGATGCGGCAATGTTGCGCACCCGGCGTTGGCGCATCTACACGCAGATTGCGGAACGCCTTGCCGGGTCGGACGGCGGCTTCACGGTTACGGCAGAAAGCGTGTCCGCCGCCTGCCCGGAGCTTGAAGGACGCTATCTCGAGCTTGTCCGCCGCGCCGCCGTTTCTTTCGGTTTCGCACAAGAACGGGGGAATCCGGCCGGCGGTCGGGAAGAAACACAATCCGCCCCGGATGCCGCATCAGGCCGTTCCGGCAGGAAACCGATTAAAATCAATATAGAAGCGAAAGTGGAACGCTATCCGGCATACCGCCCGACCGTCGCCCTGAAAGCAACCCGCCGACGGTTTTTCCGGCTGCGAAACCGGTGA
- the iscX gene encoding Fe-S cluster assembly protein IscX — translation MKWTDTRRIAEELYDLHGETIDPKTVRFTRLRDLIMALPDFDDDPARCGERILEAVQQAWIEEAE, via the coding sequence ATGAAATGGACCGATACCCGGCGCATCGCCGAAGAACTCTACGACCTGCACGGCGAAACCATCGATCCCAAAACCGTGCGCTTTACCCGATTGCGCGACCTGATTATGGCATTGCCCGATTTTGACGACGATCCGGCGCGTTGCGGCGAACGCATCCTCGAGGCCGTCCAACAGGCGTGGATAGAAGAAGCGGAATAA
- a CDS encoding RNA-binding S4 domain-containing protein, giving the protein MKDDNDIAVMRLDKWLWAARFFKTRALAQKHIGLGRVQVNGSKVKNSKSVCIGDIIELTLDSLPYKIKVKGLNHQRRPAPEARLLYEEDAKTAALREERKQLDRFSRITSAYPDGRPTKRDRRRLDKMKKDVW; this is encoded by the coding sequence ATGAAAGACGATAACGATATTGCCGTCATGCGCCTGGATAAATGGCTTTGGGCGGCGCGCTTTTTCAAAACCCGCGCTTTGGCGCAAAAGCACATCGGACTGGGCAGGGTTCAGGTAAACGGTTCAAAGGTTAAAAACAGCAAATCCGTCTGCATCGGCGATATTATCGAGCTGACACTCGATTCCCTTCCCTATAAAATCAAGGTTAAAGGTTTGAACCACCAACGCCGCCCGGCACCCGAGGCACGGCTTCTGTATGAAGAAGACGCGAAAACGGCAGCATTGAGGGAAGAGCGCAAACAGCTCGACCGGTTCAGCCGCATCACTTCCGCCTATCCCGACGGCAGACCGACCAAGCGCGACCGCCGCCGACTGGACAAGATGAAAAAAGATGTTTGGTAA
- a CDS encoding acetyl-CoA carboxylase carboxyltransferase subunit alpha, translated as MKPVFLDFEQPIAELSCKIDELRFVQDGSAVDISDEILRLQKKKDDLTKSIFSKLTPAQISQVSRHPQRPYTLDYIEALFTDFEELHGDRHFADDHAIVGGLARFNGQSVMVVGHQKGRDTKEKIRRNFGMPRPEGYRKALRLMKTAEKFGLPVITFIDTPGAYPGIGAEERGQSEAIGKNLYELTRLHVPVLCTVIGEGGSGGALAVAVGDYVNMLQYSTYSVISPEGCASILWKTAEKAADAAQALGITADRLQKLGLVDTVIKEPLGGAHRNFGQVMDNVKTVLEKQLHEAQSIPLADLLSRRFDRIMAYGKFSEQ; from the coding sequence ATGAAGCCTGTTTTTTTGGATTTTGAACAACCCATAGCCGAATTGTCGTGCAAAATCGACGAATTGCGTTTTGTGCAGGACGGTTCGGCCGTCGATATTTCCGATGAAATCCTGCGCCTGCAGAAAAAGAAAGACGACCTGACCAAATCGATTTTCAGCAAACTCACGCCCGCCCAAATTTCACAGGTTTCCCGGCATCCGCAGCGTCCCTATACTTTGGATTATATTGAGGCGCTGTTTACCGATTTTGAAGAGCTGCACGGCGACCGCCACTTTGCCGACGATCATGCAATTGTCGGCGGATTGGCACGTTTCAACGGGCAAAGCGTGATGGTCGTCGGTCATCAGAAAGGGCGCGACACCAAAGAAAAAATCCGCCGCAATTTCGGTATGCCGCGCCCCGAGGGCTACCGCAAAGCCCTGCGCCTGATGAAGACGGCGGAAAAATTCGGCTTGCCCGTCATTACCTTTATCGACACGCCGGGCGCGTATCCGGGCATCGGTGCGGAAGAGCGCGGGCAGTCGGAAGCCATCGGCAAAAACCTGTACGAACTGACGCGCCTGCACGTCCCTGTTTTGTGTACGGTTATTGGCGAGGGCGGTTCGGGCGGCGCGTTGGCGGTCGCCGTGGGCGATTACGTCAATATGCTGCAATATTCGACCTATTCCGTCATTTCCCCCGAAGGCTGCGCGTCTATTTTATGGAAAACCGCCGAAAAGGCGGCGGATGCGGCACAGGCTTTGGGCATTACCGCCGACCGGCTGCAAAAATTGGGACTGGTCGATACCGTCATTAAAGAGCCTTTGGGCGGCGCGCATCGGAATTTCGGGCAGGTTATGGACAACGTAAAAACCGTTTTGGAAAAACAACTGCACGAAGCGCAAAGCATCCCGCTTGCCGATTTGCTTTCGCGCCGTTTCGACCGCATTATGGCTTACGGCAAATTTTCCGAACAATAA
- the tilS gene encoding tRNA lysidine(34) synthetase TilS, protein MLTLDAFEQCLKDCFPQGLNEKKTAVALSGGLDSVVLLHLLVRAGKKGGFIPEAVHIHHGLSPRADDWADFCQNYCDMLGVRLETVKVCVEKNGLGIEAAARQKRYAAFAEKGFDVLALAHHRDDQIETFMLAVARGGGLRALAAMPAVRPLGENGIIWRPLLPFSRQDIWDYAQKHGLPNIEDESNTDTAYLRNRFRHRILPELSAQIPHFGRHLLNNVRALQEDLALLDEVVVQDCRWVCGAGYFDTARWLTFSPRRKTHILRHFLKENGVPVPNQNALADIARVLTEAKTGRWNVQGFELHHYAGRLFVFQLEKTDKLRFLKDRQISGNLREILKGQGFVLKRHPFGLPGHLLEQDGILRTVAASDRLAVGGIHKDVKKILQEKRVLPALRPFWPVVADKDNRPLALANYGTDFQISVSDGILPVHPDFPVLF, encoded by the coding sequence GTGCTGACTTTAGATGCGTTTGAGCAATGCTTGAAGGATTGTTTTCCTCAAGGTCTGAATGAAAAAAAAACAGCGGTGGCATTAAGCGGCGGCTTGGATTCCGTGGTTTTGCTGCACCTGCTTGTCCGCGCCGGAAAAAAGGGCGGCTTTATTCCGGAGGCCGTGCACATCCATCACGGATTAAGCCCCCGTGCCGACGATTGGGCGGATTTCTGCCAAAACTATTGCGATATGCTCGGGGTGAGGCTGGAAACGGTTAAGGTCTGCGTGGAAAAAAACGGTTTGGGCATCGAGGCGGCGGCGCGGCAAAAGCGTTATGCCGCGTTTGCCGAAAAAGGCTTTGACGTTTTGGCGTTGGCGCACCACAGGGACGATCAAATCGAAACCTTTATGCTGGCGGTCGCGCGCGGCGGCGGTTTGCGTGCTTTGGCGGCTATGCCCGCCGTCCGCCCTTTGGGGGAAAACGGCATTATCTGGCGGCCTTTGCTGCCTTTTTCGCGCCAAGACATATGGGATTATGCCCAAAAACACGGTTTGCCGAATATCGAGGATGAAAGCAATACCGATACGGCTTATTTGCGAAACCGTTTCCGGCACCGTATTTTGCCCGAACTTTCGGCGCAGATTCCCCATTTCGGGCGGCATCTGCTGAACAATGTCCGTGCTTTGCAGGAGGATTTGGCTTTGTTGGACGAGGTCGTCGTTCAAGACTGCCGTTGGGTTTGCGGGGCGGGTTATTTCGATACGGCGCGGTGGCTGACGTTTTCCCCGCGCCGGAAAACCCATATTTTGCGGCATTTTCTGAAGGAAAACGGCGTTCCCGTGCCGAATCAGAATGCCCTTGCCGACATTGCCCGGGTTTTGACGGAGGCAAAAACCGGACGTTGGAACGTGCAAGGCTTCGAATTGCATCATTATGCGGGCAGGCTGTTTGTGTTCCAATTGGAAAAAACGGATAAACTGCGGTTTTTGAAAGACAGGCAGATAAGCGGAAATTTAAGGGAAATATTGAAGGGGCAGGGATTTGTTTTAAAACGTCATCCGTTCGGACTTCCCGGGCATCTTTTGGAGCAGGACGGAATCTTGCGGACGGTTGCGGCATCGGACAGGCTGGCTGTCGGCGGTATCCATAAGGATGTGAAGAAAATCCTTCAGGAAAAGCGGGTTTTGCCCGCGCTGCGCCCGTTTTGGCCGGTCGTCGCCGACAAGGACAACCGTCCGCTGGCGTTGGCAAATTACGGTACGGATTTTCAAATCTCGGTTTCAGACGGCATTTTGCCCGTCCATCCGGATTTTCCCGTTTTATTTTGA
- a CDS encoding TrmH family RNA methyltransferase has product MKHISSANNEHIRHLHRLLSQGKFRRQYAQTVLEGVHLLQVFLQSGGRPVGVYIPEAKMPSEEVRKLMAVVPEGKVFSVSDGILKKISSLSCADDVLALIDIPDAGALPDKGDCVVLDGVQDPGNVGTVLRSAAAAGIGAVVLGKGCADAWSPKVLRAGMGAHFLSEIYPQADLEIWLARYEDRVFATALREEKQAVLYNEDLREPTAWVFGNEGAGVGKAVLDRADKCVRIPMHDATESLNVAMAATICLFEQMRQRAAY; this is encoded by the coding sequence GTGAAGCATATCAGTTCGGCAAACAATGAACACATCAGACACCTGCACCGCCTGCTGTCGCAGGGAAAGTTCAGACGGCAGTATGCCCAAACCGTTTTGGAGGGCGTACACCTGCTTCAGGTTTTCCTGCAATCCGGCGGAAGGCCGGTCGGGGTATATATTCCCGAAGCGAAAATGCCGTCTGAAGAAGTCCGTAAATTGATGGCGGTTGTGCCGGAAGGCAAGGTTTTTTCCGTTTCAGACGGCATATTGAAAAAAATCAGCAGCTTGAGTTGTGCGGATGATGTGCTTGCGCTGATTGATATTCCGGATGCGGGTGCTTTGCCGGACAAAGGCGACTGTGTGGTTTTGGACGGCGTGCAAGATCCGGGCAATGTCGGCACGGTGTTGCGGAGCGCGGCGGCGGCAGGAATCGGCGCGGTCGTTTTGGGCAAAGGTTGTGCGGACGCGTGGTCGCCCAAAGTGCTGCGAGCCGGAATGGGTGCGCATTTCTTGTCGGAGATTTATCCGCAGGCGGATTTGGAAATATGGTTGGCGCGTTATGAAGACCGTGTGTTTGCCACCGCGTTGCGTGAGGAAAAACAGGCGGTTCTGTATAACGAAGATTTGCGCGAACCGACAGCCTGGGTGTTTGGCAACGAAGGCGCGGGTGTCGGTAAAGCAGTTTTAGACAGGGCGGACAAGTGTGTCAGGATTCCGATGCACGATGCAACCGAGTCTTTAAATGTCGCGATGGCGGCGACAATCTGCCTGTTTGAACAAATGCGCCAACGGGCGGCGTATTGA
- a CDS encoding DUF4124 domain-containing protein: MKTSKIIAGLMLAVAVQTASAAVYECRQNGKVSYSQTPGKHCTNAGLGRDRVYSSVRPAVKDRAEDAGTDDHLDSVRDEAAQNPKGNAQKDGSAAGIKPH, translated from the coding sequence ATGAAAACATCTAAAATTATTGCGGGGCTGATGCTGGCTGTGGCGGTTCAGACGGCATCTGCGGCAGTGTATGAATGCCGTCAAAACGGTAAGGTCAGTTACAGCCAAACTCCGGGAAAACATTGTACCAACGCGGGTTTGGGGCGGGATCGTGTGTACAGTTCGGTCAGGCCTGCCGTGAAAGACAGGGCGGAAGACGCAGGGACTGACGATCATTTGGATTCGGTGAGGGACGAAGCCGCCCAAAATCCGAAAGGAAATGCACAGAAAGACGGTTCGGCTGCCGGCATCAAGCCGCACTGA